Proteins encoded within one genomic window of Acinetobacter sp. YWS30-1:
- a CDS encoding NeuD/PglB/VioB family sugar acetyltransferase, which yields MTEIYAVYGASGCGRSLMPVARQQLQRQNINAEIYFIDDSLIEEMTVNGHRALNYASFKNLKADRKAVLIAIANSQIREKIAEKLEQDAIELWTVQADNVVRMDAIEIAPGAALSPFVTLTSNIKIGKCFHANLYSYVEHDCIIGDYVTFAPGVKCNGNIHIEDHAYIGTGAVIKQGTPDKPLVIGKGAVVGMGAVVTKNVPPGVTVVGNPARILEKK from the coding sequence ATGACTGAAATCTATGCCGTCTATGGCGCTTCCGGTTGTGGCCGAAGCTTGATGCCTGTGGCTCGCCAGCAATTACAGCGTCAGAATATAAATGCCGAAATCTATTTTATTGATGACAGTCTGATCGAAGAAATGACGGTTAATGGGCATAGAGCATTAAATTATGCATCATTTAAAAATCTAAAGGCTGATAGAAAGGCAGTTCTCATTGCAATTGCTAATAGTCAGATCCGTGAAAAAATAGCCGAAAAACTTGAACAAGATGCAATTGAGCTATGGACGGTTCAGGCAGATAATGTCGTGCGCATGGATGCAATAGAAATTGCCCCCGGTGCTGCTTTAAGCCCGTTTGTGACTCTGACTTCCAATATCAAGATTGGTAAATGTTTTCATGCCAATTTATATAGTTATGTTGAGCATGATTGCATCATTGGCGATTACGTCACCTTTGCTCCCGGGGTGAAATGCAATGGCAATATCCATATCGAAGATCATGCCTATATTGGTACAGGTGCTGTTATTAAGCAAGGCACACCAGACAAACCTTTAGTGATTGGTAAGGGCGCAGTAGTGGGAATGGGCGCAGTAGTGACTAAAAATGTGCCACCAGGCGTGACAGTAGTTGGCAATCCGGCACGTATTTTAGAGAAAAAATAA